In a single window of the Nicotiana tomentosiformis chromosome 8, ASM39032v3, whole genome shotgun sequence genome:
- the LOC104118833 gene encoding uncharacterized protein codes for MATSGNGGRPFPEDLAVDILLKLPVKTLLGFKCVCKNLYEIMKSHKFIREHMNWNSKNKSPQILIYDHSAPDDSPPITFLVSDVGVLENPPDYLQGFRGMAFLLGSVDGLFLWMATYSTSPCHCGILPPGKLLCGRVCTSDDCSVLSFDFGNEVFVEIGGPDVGCTFNHFNVRLALLDDFIALMTVVEGFVYDIWDGLDLALQGNEKMPNKMTDEEFVVINKKAKACIILNLSNEVLREVAAESSSKGI; via the exons ATGGCCACTAGCGGTAATGGTGGTCGGCCTTTCCCCGAGGATTTAGCAGTGGATATTCTACTCAAGTTGCCAGTAAAGACCTTGTTGGGATTCAAATGCGTCTGCAAGAACTTGTACGAGATAATGAAGAGCCATAAATTCATCAGAGAACACATGAATTGGAACAGCAAGAACAAATCCCCTCAAATCTTGATTTATGATCATAGTGCCCCGGATGATTCCCCTCCAATCACTTTTTTGGTTTCAGATGTTGGTGTACTTGAAAATCCACCTGATTATCTCCAGGGCTTTAGAGGTATGGCGTTCCTTTTAGGTTCCGTGGATGGCTTATTTTTGTGGATGGCAACATATTCAACTTCTCCTTGTCATTGTGGAATCCTGCCACCAGGGAA GTTGTTATGCGGCAGGGTTTGTACTTCTGATGATTGTAGCGTTCTTTCATTTGACTTTGGCAATGAGGTGTTTGTAGAGATTGGAGGGCCAGATGTTGGGTGCACTTTCAATCATTTCAATGTGAGGTTGGCATTGCTTGATGACTTCATTGCCCTCATGACCGTTGTTGAAGGATTTGTTTATGATATATGG gatggcttagatttggcactgcaaggaaatgAGAAGATGCCgaataaaatgacggacgaggagtttgtcGTCAtaaacaaaaaggcaaaagcatgtattattttaaatctttcaaatgaggttttgcgtgaagttgcagcagaaagctcatCCAAAGGCATATGA